The nucleotide window GCAAGGTCGTTGGTTCGATCCCAGCCGGTaccgaatttttttaaaataattttttcctccacacCAGTgagaatgtaaaaataagtCTTAATTAcgctatatttttacattaattaaaaatataaatgcgcATAACATTGGCAGTGCCATATGTTCGACAATTGCGgttgttttttccatttcgtggGATCCCAGCAATTGGCGTATGCTGACCGcccaataaatttatttccgTAATGAAAGCACGCACTCCTTTTTGACTCATAAAAACTTCCAACCACAGGAGAGCcgtattatttattttaccatTCCGCGTTGGGCgcgaaaatgtaaatttagagaatttttttttttttcccttaatgtataaaaaaacaaatcccCTGGAATGCTGCCAAAATGCATGCCCACCGCAGTTACGTGAATACGCGGCGCGAAATGGTTAGCAAATTTTTCCACATCAAAATGATGCCCCAATTGGGGAAAATTGCgttgatttaaaaaaacattcccaAATGGGATCCAATCCCGTGAAAACAACGCATGAACAATAAAAATAGAGcgcattaaaaaaggaaaacagaCACAAgggcaaaattaaaaaggcgtGCACACGCTGCCATGCGCCGCATGAGCATTTGTGTGCGTCCCCCCTAACCCGCTTTTACCCCCTGTGTAATGACAACAGCCGAATTGTTGTAACTGGCATTCACATACTTAATGTCAAAACTGTCCGGATAATACTTTTCGGACAAGATATGCACCGGATAGTTAAttattcctttatttttatatggaGTTATTTGATGCTTGTTGTTGTACCCCCAGCCGTAAAGCTTATCATTCAGAATTAACAAACAATGCTTATCACCACAGGAAaaatcttttattttgttgttaGGCAGCTTTACAGTAGATAATGTCTGCTGATGTTTGCCCATATGCCGTCCACACtgaaaatacatattatCTCCGAAACAGAACAATTGCTTTCCAAATTTGTCATTTGAATGTATCATGGAGAAATTCGACCCTgcattaattttgtaaatctcATCAACCATTTCGttatcattcattttttttaggaCCTTCTGTGGAATGCTTTGTATGTGTCTAtcataaaaagaataatttgccaaattttttgttacaGTGGAATACCCAAGTTTTAACTGATCTTTCCAGCTGGTTCCTGACAGGGAATTTTGATTTGTTCTGCTTTCTCCCAACCCTAGTTGGATTTTACTATCATCTCCAAAactgtaaatattattttcatcGTCCAGACATAGTGTATGGTTTAGTCCACAGGACACATCcacaatttttgttttcccctcaAATGGTACTTTATTAATatgaacataattatttttatcgcATTTGTAGCTTTCATCATTCGTGATTAAGTGACTCAAGTGTTCCGCATCTTCGTATTCTTCCCTCCTTTCGCTACGCAAATGGGTGTATGCCAATGAGCTACTACTATCGTTTAACTCTTTGGGAATTTGGTCCACATCGTGGGTACCACACACAGGTGTATCCCCTCGTTCAGTTTTCCCATCCGGCTGGCTAGAATTAATTCCATCATGCGAATCGGCACTTTTGGAGAAAACCGCCGTTCCTTCATCCTTAACCCTGATGGAGTACCCATTGGGGATATGCTCCGTTTGGGCATGTTCACTtgggtcttcccccccattttgaacacCCCCCCCGACGCTATTTTTACTAATCATGTGTAACGTGCCATTTAACTTGTTGGCAAATTCGAAATTGTAATTTATATTGAAGTTATTCCTAAAGGATGGCTCCCTCGCACACTGTCCATACAAATTACTGCCTGAGCAATACACATTTCCCTTATTTGTAACAAAAGCTAGGTGATATTTATTAACACTTAACTTGATTATTCGTTcgttctgaaaaaaaaaactatttttaCACTTGTAAAAATCTTCAACTTTgaattcatttctttttaagcaatttttataacttctaacaatttttaattccccttttttgctcataaggtatatatcattattcGAAAATTGTATGTCGCTAATTCCTTCGTCTGTGTTTAGCTTCACTGGGGTTGTATAGATCACCCCCTTCTGTTCATCATCTTCATATGACCCCCATATGTAAACGTCATCATTCTCGGTTATACAGCTACCTATGCAATTACCaaaggttattttttttaccttaatattatttttcgaaaaaaaaggtacctctccattttgcttcgttCCCTTCATCAACGATCGCCTATCgccaaaaaggaacactCTTTCTTCAatcttcccattttcgcAATAACAGACagttctttttctcttcacaCAGTAGTAGCTGCTCAATGCAACTGCAAAGTATCTACATAAGGGGAATGTCATTTTGATGCGACGTCTGGGGTGATACACTTGTGGGTGAGTGGTTTTACAATTCGATGCCCTTTTTAAGCATCTTCACCGATTCTCTCAAGTGGGGGTTCCTCTTATTTCCTATTTCATgttgctttctttttccctttcgtatttccaaaatgggcagcTTTCCACATGTACAATTTACGGGGGAAGCATTTGGAATGCCGATTAAAAGAGGCGCGTTATAGATGTGCTCGGGTTGGGCCAGCTGGGGGAAAAGCTGCCCACAAAAAGAATCATACGAGAAATTGGCATACACTTCTCATATCACAGCTTCCCGCAAAAGCTCGCATTAGCGCTGTACATTAAAAGGGTACTTGCACATAGGAAATGACCGTGGAAAAAGGCTACCTTaactgcttcttttttgacTCTTTgctcagaaaaaaatgctccaCACTGGTTAAGTTGTTcctacaaaattttttaaatgccttttttactccccatgtgtattttttcctaaaaagAATGGCTTCTTCCGCCGCGTTTTTgtattcccattttgcatttgccCTTGTGCCGCACTGCAATTGTGCACTCAGCatggggaataaaaaaatttgcctttttttcccccccgagAAACTTGAtgtaaaggaagaaaatacaAACGTGAGCACGCAGAAAATGCGACATTTACGTTTTTGGAGGAAACCTCATCATTCGACGTTTACGCTAAGGGCGCCATGTCACCTCACCAAAATGGCACTCCTGCCATAATCacgaattttatttttacgccAAAGTGCGACAGTAATGTTTCTTTCGCATTCACctgctttccttttcctgccATTTTGATCGCTcctctcttttcttttcgttGCTCCACTACGCTTTTTCCCAACGCGTTATAATAGCAACCCCAGAAAATAACCCACTTTTCGTGCCGTACAAATAAGGGAAAATGCTGACGCGTCAAAAAGAACGAGCGGACCATTTTTCAGAGCAACCAAATGTGAATTAGCAAACATGCTAGATGGGTAGTGGGCATGAAAAAGGGGACTTCACAAAAATAGAAAGCACGTTGAGGAGCCCCTTGTCGTAGTTTTTTCGACCAAACTGACTGACATCCTGAGGAACGCCCATTTTAATCCTCCACCGCAACCACCGCTAACCACACTGAACACAATGGAGAACCTGTACAATGACATGGAAGAATATGGCAAGATATGCCAACTGTACACcgagaaaaaacaaaaaagagaaaaaaaagcgaacaaCATTAATGACCTAGTAGATGAAGACATACTATGGATGTACGAAACGaaggaagagaaggaggCCAAGGAACAGGAAGAATATTtgttggggaaaaaaattgatatgCAAAAGTTAatcgaagaagaggaagaagccaagAAGGAAAtcgtaaaacaaaaaaataatatagaCCATTTGAATAAAATCAGAGAAGATCCACTaactattattaaaaaaatggaatttcaaaagaagaaaatgatggATGAACAAAAGAGACTCTTGCAGTTGCAGCGCGCTAGGGAAATGCCCGAAGCGAAGGCGATAAATAGACAAGGCGGCAAATCAGGCAGCAGCTCTTCAAGTGAAGAGGACGTCGTGCGATCgagagaaaaggagaaagacaggaagaaaagaaggaaggaagaaaaaagaaaggaggaaagaaaaagggaaaaaagacgagaggaaaaaagaaggaaagaaaagagtaaggaaaaaagggaaagaaagagagaaaagagacgaaaagaaaaaagaaaacataaaaaggaggggaaagaaaGACAGGTCAACTCAGATTCAGAGTCCGAAtcggaagaggaaaagaaaatgagaaaatcgAGAAAGAGGGAGCGCGAGAGAGGTGATGAATCGGAGAAGGAAATGAGAAAGGCGGGAAAGAGGGAGCGCGAGAGTAGTGATGAATCGGCAAAGGAAAGAGTTCGGGATGAACGTCGGCAgcggaaaagaagaagaggggagAGCACTGAAAGCGAACGTGACAGTGAACGTGACAACGAAAGCGGGAGTGGAAGTGGTCGCCATCGCCCTAGGTCTGCAAAAccgaaaaagaagaggggaaaaaaaagtgacagtGGATATAGCAGTGGTAGTAGAAGTGACCTTAGCGGAGGCcgaagcggcaaaggagaaaaacagCGGCGAATGGAATGGGAGCGCGAGAGGCGACGGCGATGGGAACGGTCGCGAGAAATAGATGAACATAGGGACAGGCAAAGAGACACCGAACGAGAGAGAAAAAGGTGGAGAAACGAACGCTGACTCAGGAGTTCAAACATCCAAGCGCGTacgcaaaattaaaatgaaatttattggaaaaaaaatcatgtaTAATGTCTCATcgagccttttttttttttttgtttttttgtgtatttcaAAACGAAATGTTaacgcacaaatggggggacgAACCGCTGGGAAATTTCCGAATTGAAAGTAACCCATAGGAAAAAAGTTCTACGTAAAAGCAAAACACGCATTAGTAGCAAAATTTGCAACACATTTTATAAACTGCAGCGAGTATGTTTATGTATCATGGGGATGcacatgttaaaaaaaacgcgatTAAATCAACCCAatccaaaatgaaaaggtatGCATAAGTGAATAATTCATCAATGGTGAAAGTACAAAATACGGGGGTGCTTAAGTCGCGTTCTTTGTACAAGACCCCAAATAATGAGTCTTCAACATTTCCGCAGCGTACGCCAGCATGTATTCCAAATATATGACCCTTTTCtcaaattttacatttttattttaccaaaaaattagcaaaatgcccatcaaaaaaatggcgccGCTTAATTGGAATAATTATTCGAATCCTCAACATAATAAtctccttcctttttcatattttgtgTGTGAaactggggaaaaaaaaaataaaagtcatgttaaaaaatattcagtTGTTACAATTAAAAGGAAAGCTGCGCACATgtaatacatatacatatgtacatatatgcatgctCCAATTTGTTCTATGCAGAGAGCTTCAAATGTAGGTGAAAACCCTCCCCCCTACTTCTTCATATTTGTTGTCCTCCCATCTTAGTGGCAATGGCTTCCCGCTTCGTTTACTTCTTCCCCGCCGTACTCCCTTTAAAGAGGTGAAACGagaatgtaattttttcacgggga belongs to Plasmodium vivax chromosome 3, whole genome shotgun sequence and includes:
- a CDS encoding hypothetical protein, conserved (encoded by transcript PVX_001095A), whose amino-acid sequence is MTFPLCRYFAVALSSYYCVKRKRTVCYCENGKIEERVFLFGDRRSLMKGTKQNGEVPFFSKNNIKVKKITFGNCIGSCITENDDVYIWGSYEDDEQKGVIYTTPVKLNTDEGISDIQFSNNDIYLMSKKGELKIVRSYKNCLKRNEFKVEDFYKCKNSFFFQNERIIKLSVNKYHLAFVTNKGNVYCSGSNLYGQCAREPSFRNNFNINYNFEFANKLNGTLHMISKNSVGGGVQNGGEDPSEHAQTEHIPNGYSIRVKDEGTAVFSKSADSHDGINSSQPDGKTERGDTPVCGTHDVDQIPKELNDSSSSLAYTHLRSERREEYEDAEHLSHLITNDESYKCDKNNYVHINKVPFEGKTKIVDVSCGLNHTLCLDDENNIYSFGDDSKIQLGLGESRTNQNSLSGTSWKDQLKLGYSTVTKNLANYSFYDRHIQSIPQKVLKKMNDNEMVDEIYKINAGSNFSMIHSNDKFGKQLFCFGDNMYFQCGRHMGKHQQTLSTVKLPNNKIKDFSCGDKHCLLILNDKLYGWGYNNKHQITPYKNKGIINYPVHILSEKYYPDSFDIKYVNASYNNSAVVITQGVKAG
- a CDS encoding hypothetical protein, conserved (encoded by transcript PVX_001090A); this encodes MENLYNDMEEYGKICQLYTEKKQKREKKANNINDLVDEDILWMYETKEEKEAKEQEEYLLGKKIDMQKLIEEEEEAKKEIVKQKNNIDHLNKIREDPLTIIKKMEFQKKKMMDEQKRLLQLQRAREMPEAKAINRQGGKSGSSSSSEEDVVRSREKEKDRKKRRKEEKRKEERKREKRREEKRRKEKSKEKRERKREKRRKEKRKHKKEGKERQVNSDSESESEEEKKMRKSRKRERERGDESEKEMRKAGKRERESSDESAKERRRRRWERSREIDEHRDRQRDTERERKRWRNER